A segment of the Triticum urartu cultivar G1812 chromosome 1, Tu2.1, whole genome shotgun sequence genome:
ttgactcggacaacataacaGACGTTGGTGACACATCTCATAACAGAGTCAATCCACGCAGGGGAAAAACCCAACTTACACAGACAAGCATGCAAATAGCTCCACTCCACACGGTCATAGGCTTTCATCATGTCGATCTTAAGAGCAAAGAAAGGCTGTTTCACTCGCTGCCTTCTAATAGTGTGTAAGCACTCATAAGCAATAAGTGTGTTGTCCGTGATCAATCTTCCTGGCACAAAAGCACTCTGACACCACAACCGACAGCAACACTTTCAATTGATTGGCCAGGACCTTAGAGGCAATCTTATAAAGAACATTGCAAAGACTAACTAGATGGAAATTCTTCAAGTGCTTAGGTCTCATAGTCTTAGGAATTAAAACAACCACAGAGTCGCAAAAGCCGTCAGGAATAGGCCTACCTTCCAGGAATCCCCGAACAGTCTGACATATATCCTCCCGAAGCAAACTCCAATGGGTTTGATAGAAGAGAGCCGGAAACCCATCTGGGCCCGGTGCCTTTGTTGGACCCATCTGAAACAAGGCAGATTTGATCTCATCATTAGAATACGGTCCGCAGAGTTCTTCATTCATCTCCGTAGTAATCTTGTCAGGTATTGCCTCAATAACCCTGTCTGCAGCATGGCATGGCTCCGAAGTAAACAACTTATCATAGAAACTCTTAACCATGCTCTTGATCTCCCCCTGGGAAGTGCAGCAAGAACCATCTTCCCTAACCAGCGAGTGTATGTATCATGTTCGTTCGCCTACGGGCAGTCGCCCTAGCGTGGAAGAAATCAGTGTTGCGATCACCCGCCTTGAGCCAATCAATACGAGACCGTTGTCGTGCCATGATTTGCTCATGTTCAAAGAGCTCGCGGAGTTGACTCTCGATCGATCGTTCCTCAGCCAgaagagaaggagaaggaggcGAAGCCCTAATAGTGGCAAGTTGGCGCTCCAGCTTCCCTATTCTCCTTCGACTGCATCCAAAGGCCTCCTTGCTCTAGGACCGCAAGGAGCCAGCAACGTGTTTCAGATTAGACCAAGTAGACTCCAGGGATGGTTAACTCACCCACACATCTGACCAAGCCTGTTCAAGAGTGTCCTTTTAGTCATCAACCCGCAGCCACATGGCCTCAAATCTGAAGCCCTGCTGAACAGGGGGTGCCTGATTCTGACGAGAGCTGTTATCCAGCGACACGAGTACGGGGTAATGATCCTAAGAGGTGGCAATAAGATTCTCAACCCTACAAATATCAAACATGCTAGTGAAAGCCACATTTGCAACAACGCGATCCAACCGACACTTGACATGGCAATCTGGGTCTTGTTTGTTGCACCACGTAAATTTCGGTCTCGAGAAGCCCAAATCCGTTAAACCACAATCCAACAAACATTCTCTAAAGGCTTCAATCTGATATTCCGACCGGTCCCTAGGACCACAGTGTTCATCCTGAGCTAGCACCTCATTGAAATCTCCACAACAAATCCAGGGGCCATCCCACAAAGGTTGTAGGTGATGGAGAAACTCCCAAAAATGCGGGGCTTCCCATATACAAAAGATGCACGCCATACCTCACCATCATTGATCTTTACATGTGTGTCAATGCAACGCTTGTTAGTAGCCTTAACTGTCACCTCAGTAGAAGACGTCCAGAACAAAGCAAGTCCAGCACTAAGGCCCTCACTACTAACAACAAAACAGCTAGAAAAACCCAAGGACCACATAAAGTTCCTCACACGAGTGTCCCTCATCTTCGTTTCAGAAAGGAAGAGAAGGGAGGGTCAACGCTTGTTAGCAGCCTTAACTGTCACCTCAGTAGAAGACGTCCAGAACAAAGCAAGTCCAGCACTGAGGCCCTCACTACTAACAACAAAACAGCCAGAAAAACCCAAGGACCACATAAAGTTCCTCACACGAGTATCGCTCATCTTCGTTTCAGAAAGGAAGAGAAGGGAGGGTCGGTATCGAGAGTTTGAGACACGCTGTTTCTTGTTAGATTCAGTAACAGTATTCCGATCCTCATTCTGACAAACCACATTTCCATCCACCACCGGAACCAAAGACAGAGCACTATTCTCTCCCAAGTCCAGTGACCGTGACGGAGTTGTAACCTTGCTTGGTTTCCTCTTTTGGCCAGCAGCCCTCGACTTCTTTTGGGAGATAGGGACCAACTCACAGCTGGGGCCATTAACACGCCCCCTACCACGACCCCGTGAAGAACGCCCACGGCCACGAGCAGCCCCCTTGTTTGATAGGAGGTGAGATCTCCCCCACAATAACATCCATTCCAACGGGTGCACGTGATACAccgcggcctggggcggcggtctgagaattaccaaaaccaccaaCACCAGCCCCATGAGCCGAAGACGAAGCCATGCTAGACCTTAAACCCCCGGATCTCCGAGGATGCTCATCATTGACACACAGTCTCTTGGCGGCATAAAGAAGATCACCGTTTTCATCCCTCAAACCTGGAGTAGGACACATAATCGTGGAATGACCAAGGATGCCACAAGAGAAGCAGAAGAACGACAGCCTCTCATACATCACAGAGAAAGTTTCAGTACTCTTCAATTTGAGAGAGGTCACAGTGATGTAGCGGACGATCGGCTCACGAACATCAATCTCCGTCCTCACCTTCATGAAACCACCCCAATAGCGACCATCAGCATCTGAATCCATCCTCAAAATCCGCCCAACCGGTTTGGCAAACTCCATTCTCAGCTTAGCTTTCATCAGTCTCGGTGGGAGATGCATAATGCGAGCCCAGATCGCTAAGCGATCAAACTGAACCTGAAGGGGCTGAATATTCTGGTCAAAAATCTTCAGGAGCACCGCATGCTTTCCCACCATCCATGGCGAACCCTCGATCACTCTAGCCCTATCAGCCTGAGTACCAAATTCCGCAACAAAAACGTTTCGGATTACCCCACGCCGGCCGCATCGCTGACGAAATAGTCTGGATATGAAGAGTATTACGAGACATCACTTTTTCCACTAGGGCACAATCTGGGGCTACCAGGTCTGCCTCATCCTCATCATCAAGGACCACCGGATGCGCCTCCACCGCAGTGAGACGTAGCCGTTCCATCATCTCTTCAACCCGATCAGCAGATGAAGCACGTCCCTCCAAGGGCGACACCCCGCCGTTCGCTGTCTCTTTCCCTTTGCCTCGCAGCACCGGAACGGATGTACCACCGCTGCCACCATGCACAGAAGTAGTGCCCAACATGGCATCAGATCTCACCCTGTCACACTTCTTCGCCATCGAGAGCCAATGATCCTCAGCCAGTCCCTGCCAAGGGTGGGTAGCAGTCCAAAGAGCGCCCCTTGCTCACCCCGAACAGCGACTAGATGAAGGAATCATAGGATCTAGACAAGGCGGAAGGGATTGGGAGGACAAGGGAGGAAGAATCGGATCTGGGAAGCACAATCACAGACCCATACGTCGATCAAGCCCTTGGAACCGCCCGTCGCCAGTGCGTCACAGGAGCCCTTGGAACCGCCCGTCGCAACTCCATTTGTTAATTGTACAACAACCATGATTAGTTGCTCTTATTCTGGTTTTAGTTTTGTACATCAACCAAGAGTAGTCGTTCTAATACAATTTTCTGGTTCTAGTTTCTGGATTAACTGGTTGCTTCGACTAATCAAATGGGATTTTAGTGAATAATCAGCCTTGCAGAACAGCATCGATGTTGAATAAAACTTTGTTTTGGACGACTGCCATTTTATGAACACATCAAAATGATTAAAAAATCATTTGGTATACATGTATAAAATAGGTGAGAAACAAAACTTAAGCACTAGTATTATTCATCTTGGAACTCTCCATTTCCCAGGCCTTGAGGCGCGACACCTTGACATCCACATCTCCATTGTTGAAGACGTAAAGATGAGCGTTTTGCCCTACGGCGATGGATGGGTACACCCTTGATATGATGCAGGTCCTGCCTCCGGCACCAAAGCTCTCAACGACTGAATGATCAATCTAACAACAGAACAGAAGCATTAGTGAGAAAACGAGCCGTAAACTTGTCCTAACTCCTAACTTGTAAAGAGTTTCATATTTGCAATATAAAATCTGGGCACATACCAAGCTTCTCAAAGAGATCTCGCCGGATGATGAAACGTCGGCGTTGACAAACCCAGCATATGTTGGCTTGTCAAGATCATGACCAAGAGATGACCTGCAAGCGGACACGGAAGAAGGCAAAAAACAGATCAGTTGGGTAAGCTGAATAGATTCCCTTAATTCGATCTTCAAATGATAAAAGAGATGCATGTATATTTGTATTCATGCTTACTTGGTAGGGTCAGTGCACATCAGGACCACCGGCTTGCCATGACCATCCCTGAAAATCCTGAAGAAAACCGCGGTCTTCTCCTCCAAGTTGGCAGATGCTAGCACCCACAAACCAAAGGGACCTACTCCGCCCTTATTATCCGCACCCTTCATTCTACACAGCTTCTGAGCATCGTTCGAGAATGCATGATCGAACGGCTCGGCCCTTTCCAGGTTTGGTATCTCGAAACTCACCTCCACATCAGCCTGGTAAAGGAAAACATTTCATGCATAGGCGTGGATTGATAAAGTTGAGCAAACCCATAGATTGGTGACTTAATTTGTCAGTTCATAGCTATAATTTTTTTAGTTCACTATAGTTATGATTATAAATGTGAATTGGAAACTTTGTGAGTTCATTGCTTTGTGAACGAAATCATGTGgttgttttattttttttgctttcttcaacaacaaaaacaaaaactaatGTTAGTGGGAAGCTATATATCATGCCTTGTGGAGTACTAATTACCTGGTATGTCTCCAGGCCTTTAACCTCAAAATGATTCCTAGGCTTCACGACCTTGTTTGTCACACTAACAGACTTACGCCTCAGCTGCTCGACCTCCTCAATGGGCCACTGCACGAGCTGCTTGCCACCGGGGTCAAGCCATGTCTTCCTTGGGATTGCCTGCCACAAGCGCAACACAAGCAATTAGTTCCCTCGGAGTACTGGTTTATATCAGTCAAATCGCAGAAATTTCTAGATGTGATTATCTGTCATACATGAATACCGGACCAACCCTTGGCGATGTCGTCTGGAACGGTGTCTGACTCATTGGCCCATCCTACAAGGACCCGTCTCGCATAGAATTTCCCATAGTCGTAGCGGAGGCGGTGGTAGTCACCATTTAGATCGTCAGGCACATAACGCTCTGTCCTACTATTATAGGTTCCGATGGTGTAGTAGTCATACCGAGCCTTCTCGAGGCTACTCTTGAGCACATACTTGACTCTGCCACTTTGATCGGATGTGTCGAGACCTTTCTTCCCTTGCATGAGCACCGGAAAGAAGTCGAGGCACTCCCACATACCGTTGATTGCGGAGTGAAGTGGGTGCTTGGCTCGAACCCAATGCTTGAAGTCGGTGCTCCGATACACATATGCCTGACCATGGGAGCCCTTCTCTCCGCCTACGAGTATGCGCCATTGGCCATCTATGTGCCAAGCCGTGCTCGGGTCACGAAATTGTGTCACGTTCATGCCCGAATCCGGCACTATGATCGGATTGTAGTCTGGTTTGACCCACTCCCTAAGTAGTGGGTCGGACTTGTTCTTGGGGATGGCAACGTTCTGCACCTGGTAGGGAGTGTCCGGCCGGTCGATCCCTGTGTACACCAACACTGGTGTGCCATCAAGGAGGATTGTTGCGGAGCCAGACCAAACGCCATACTGGTCAGATCGGATGCTTGGCTCGAGGGCTAAACCAAGAACGTTCCAGTTGATGAGGTCGCGTGAAACCGAGTGAGCCCAAAGTGTATTGACCCAATCGGCACCTTTGGGGTTGTACTGGTAAAACAAGTGGTACCATCCCTTGTAGTATAGTGGCCCTGTTCCAAAATTATCAACATGTACGGATCAAAAAAAGTCTCAACATGATGTTTCATGAGCATAGATCACTTGAATGTTAGCCCAACATCTTTCATTGCTATTTCTAAGAAAATCTTTAAAATCTACATATATTATATTTTCAGCATCATGGATCTAGGAATACAAGACATCTATACAATTAGAGTGAGTTCGAGAAGTCATACCATTCGGATCTGCCATCGATGAGTTTCCCCGGGACAGCAATCATAACCACCCAAAATAATGAGATAATGAAATTGTTAGAACAGAGCATCATGGAAGAATAAAACAAGCAAGAACAATTACTTAGTATATCAAGTACCAAAATAGAGACGGGCTATATGATTATCACGAGTCATGACCAGCACATCAGCGTCTAGATACATCCGAATCTAGATAAATCTAGGACAGGCTTGTTGGGCGGAGGTAATGTTTAGTTACAATGTATACCCATTTCTGTAGATATACCTGTAGGATGCACCTACGATATACTACATGTACTATAGccattctcaaaaaaaaaaaaaacgtACATAACTATAGCTAGCTTGGAGACAGAGCCAAACTTAAACATGCCAGAGAGCAATCAGATAAGTTCCGCGGCAGGAGATTACCGTTAATCCAGTTTTTGGGCGGCTGGAAGTGATACCCTGTCCTGAGCAAGGGGTTGGTCACGAAGCTAGGCACTGACGGCGAGGGCACCACGGCCTCCATGCTGCCGTCGGCGAGCTGCAGAAGGAGCAGTAGCAACCATGGCCCGAGGACCCATAGCGGATTCCACATTGAGTGGCTGAAGCGAAATTTAACAATGCTTAGCTAGCTTCTAGTTCCCACCACCCAATGGCTCGTATGAACGTTGCTCCTACCAAGATGTCAATTTATAATGATCATGGCAAGGCTAGTAAGGACATCCTACCACACACAAATAAGGAAAGAAATTATGACATTATTAGAATACCATGTATAGCTAGTTATTTGTATATATGAAAGTAAGAGAAGATATCCATGCTAATCAATGTGAGATTTATCCTCCAAAATAGATTTATGCAAAATATCACAGTGGCCCCCACAAATGCGCTGCCTAGTTTATCTTTTTCACAACAAGCATTGTGGCCCTCGCAAATGCAAGTGTATCTGTACTTCTAATGGGGGAGTTGGTAGCCTGGTACATTGGTTTATTTTTATTCGGTTTTTTTCCGTCTCACCTCCCACCATCCTCTTTTATTGGATTTTTCTCTCTCGCATTAAAAACCAGACACAATCCTCTCTTTCCTAAAATCAGATTAATCTTATTAAATTGATCCGATCTTTATGAGTCTCTCGAGCGAGGAATCCGGATGCAATCCCCTCTTTCAAAAAATCTCTACTGGGAGTTGGTAGCCTGGTACACTGGTTTAGTTTCGTGCGGTTTTTTCGTCTCACCTCCCACCACCCTCTTCCATTGGATTTTTCCCTCTCCCATTAAAAAACCGGATGCAATCCTTTCTTTCCTAAAATCAGATGTAATCTTATGAAATTGGTTCGCTCTTTATGAGTCTCTCGAGGGAAGGAATCCGGACGCAATCCCCTCTTTCCAAAAATTGGGATGCAATCCGATTAGATTGATTGACTCTCCCTCAATAACATGCATGGATATATATTCTGAGTAATAAGATCCTGGTCAACCAGCCGTGAAATAATATCCCGAAATCATCTCCCTGCAGTGCAAGGACTTACCATCTCCCTCACGTTCACATCCTAATGGAGGAGTTGGTAGCCTGGAACACTGGTTTATTTTTGTTTGGTTTTTTTCGTCTCACCTCCCACACCCTCTTCTATTGGATTTTTCTCTCTCCCATTAAAAAACCGAACGCAATCCTCTCTTTTCTTAAATCAGATGTAATCTTATTAAATTGATTCGCGCTTTGTGAGTCTCTCAAGGGAAGGAATCCAGACGCAATCCCCTCTTTCCAAAAATTGGGATGCAATCCGATTAGATTGATTGACTCTCCCTCCGTGACATGCATGGATATATATTCTGAGGGGGTGTTTCTTTCCAGGGACTTTTttgtgtagggactagaaaaagtccctcttagagacttttttaccaaacgggagggactttttagggactaaactaggcatttgggactaaatgaagaagactctcaaggagagtctttttgggactttttgggacttttccaacaatgcccctccaTGCACCCATTGGTCCGCCACCCCATGGTGctgtttgattgttatttttctatatactaggggcaacatggtcatttaataacctctaggaagggactagggactttttagtctctggaaacaaacagggagggactttttagggactagggactttttagttgggactagaaaaagtcctaggactagaGAAACAAACACCACCTGAGTCATAAGATCCTGGTCAACCAGCCGTGAAATAATATCCCGTAATCATCTCCTTGCGGTGCAAGGACTTACCATCTCCCTCACGTTCACATCCTAATGGGGAGTTAGTAGCCTGGTACATTGTTTTTTTTCTGTCTCACCTCCCACCACCCTCTTCTATTGGATTTTTCTCTCTCCCATTAAAAAACCAGACGCAATCCTCTCTCTTTTTAATCAGATGTAATATTATTGAATTGATTCGCTCTTTATGATTCTCTCGAGGAAGGAATCCGGACGCAATCCCCTCTTTCCTAAAATTGGGATTCAATCTGATTGGATTGATTGACTCTCCTTCGGTGGCATGCATGGATATGTATTCTGACTCATAAGATCCTGATCAACCAGCCGTGAAATAATATCCCGAAATCATATCCCCGCAGTGCAACAACTTACCATCTCCCTCGCATTCACATCCTCTCTTTCCAATCATTGGGGATTGTATCGATTACACGCTATTTTCATTTCTGATCCCCATGAGGGCACGAGCCCTCGCCTACTCCCCGGTGTTATGCCTCCCCGGCCTGCCCCGCTCCTAGGCGCTACCATGCTCTACTCAGGATTGCACTGCCGTAGACTCCCTTGAAAGTCACCATCGCCCTTTAGTCCTCTCCTCCACCACCCCCTTGTTCATCCCGAGAGCCGCCACCACCGATCTTCTCTATGGCTTCGTCTCCCTTGCAGGCCGCTGCCACCATACAAGACCGTCGTCCACCGTCGAAGGTCTCCATACACGGTCCCCGTTACCTCCAGTAGGACCGCCCCTCAACCAATCCACGAAGGACACCAGTACAACAGAAAGCAGGGACAACGTCCACCAACTCAACATGCTTGAATTCCTCTCTGATCTATTAGTGTTGTTCCCAGCAGCCTATACCTCACCATGGTAATATCTGTTATTAATATTCTTTGTAAGATGCCCCGGCCAATTTATCCATCATACATGGATGATCTTCCAGATAATTAGATTTTATTATACACATATGGATGAACTGGTCTAAAATACGAAAGTTGAGGCCCATCGATTTCATTATACACAAGAAAAGAATGACACAATTTTTTGGTTTTTGCATGTCTATGAATGTGATGAATGGCGTTCAAGGTTATGGCCACTATTGTTATCATTATTAATTTAGTTTTATATGAGGCATTGTTCCTGAAACATTGCTGAAGGTTAAGAAAATATAAGAGCAGGATATATAGTAATACAGATTGACCATTGATATTTATATTTCTTAGATCATTTTTAAGCCTCTTTTATATTTGCAGCTGATCGACTTATATTTCTTAGACTGCCGTTTATGTTTACAAAATTTTCTGTTCCTATCACTGGTCGCTGAAGTTGAAGGCATGTTATCTTACTCCTCCACTATTTAAATTGTTTTTCTTACTGAACGAACCATGTTTGGGCGTGTGTTCATGAAAGTTCTACAATTTACCAGTGCAATATGGAAATAACAAATATTTACTCTTTCTCATTATCACAATATGTATTCAGACATCCGTAGGTGACCTCTGTCTTGAGTTTGTGTCAATGCTTAAGTGGAAATCCGTATTTTACTGTTTGGGGCACTATATGCTCTTACACACAGAGATTCTACTTCTAGCTTATATGTTGGCAGAATCCCTCTCATTTTCTCACTCTGTTTATCCTCTTTAAATCTGTGTAAACTAGCTAGACATGGACAAAATTGCTCACGTGTATTACCAAATTCTAGCGGGTTGCAGGTAATGAATAGTTTAGTAGAAATATTCACTAAAGTGTTTACTTTACTTGCTCAATTTTTTCCTTAATGCCCAAAAGTAACCCCGGTTTCTTGGGCCAAAGCAGAACAAACTATACTGATTGTATTCACTTAGGTGTTTGCTTTCCTTGCTCAACTTTGTCTCTAATATACAAAAAAATACCCCCATTTCTCGGGTCAAAGCAAAACAGATTGTACTAATATGATTATAACTAGCAAaaaggcccgtgcgttgcaatgggagaaaaAACCACACGCTCTTAATTTATAAAAATGATCTATAATCTGAGAATTTGTAGTTATTTCTTAAATACATGAAGAGTTGTTAAAAAGATTGTTAAAAAGATACATGATTTTTTAATCATAAAAAGAGATTTTTTTTGTTTAGAAAATAACATTTTTGTATGGTCTCCTATGGACGCAGGTACTCGCGCCCCTATTTCATCACTATTTATTACCATACATGTCATAGGTATTTGTCCCTGTTTCATCACTATTTATATCTTATCAAACTtgtcttttattttattttttgtcatgcatgccTCGTTTTTACTTTTCTTCATGCATGTCCTCTCTTTTTTCCTTCTTATATATAGAAGAATAGCGCAACATCTCATCTTTATCGGATCTTCTCTGTAttttctcttttatttattttatagtGGACATCCCATCTTTATTGGGTCCTTCTTTTATTTCTTGTCATGCATGTCCTTATTTATTGGGTGTCTCTAGCAAATTTATCTTCAATTTCATGTCCAATTCTGATCTTGCTGAGGTGTTCATCCCCAATCTAAATCAGTACCGGTATGAAAAAAAAGGCGAATAATGCATTATTGATTGACATTGCAGCCTAGATAGTATTTTTTTAATTGTTAACAGGTAAAATAACATCATATTCAGATtttacatatttttctaatcaaattccATATACAACATGTTTAATTTGGAGTTACAGTTTAGAAGATATGAGTATTTAAAAAAAACATTTGACATGTACTGCGGGTTTAATGTTAGAAACATTAGGGGGTTTTCTATAAAATAGCAAAACAGACTAAGAATACCTATTTTTTTATTAGTAAAAAAAGGTATAGATGAGGGcgtcctttgcatttttattgcTAGCACaaatgcctgtgcgttgcaacgggagagaatACTGGTGTTACTCAAATTCAGAAAGAAAATTGttcgtgcgttgcaacgggaataCATTGTTAATTTTTTGTCACGGCAGCGAAATGAGCAAGGAAGAAAACATGGAAGATTATGTTTGTTTTGATCTCGCCGTGTCCTGGTTGGCACTCTTCTTGCTCTATATCATGTACAACAACCTGACAACACCTGAGATCCTGATAATTTCAAATATCGATAATGACTTTTCAACCTCGATGAACATGTATATATCTAAGTTTAGGCGCAACAAAAATGTACCAAATTGAACCATGCAAGTCATACGTCATCTATAACAATAATCAATTTAAGTGCACCAATGCAAATTCCTTTATCAACCAGAGCAACCAGATAACAAAACATATAAAAATAGGAAGATGCACGTTATTATGTAATTCATTGAGAGGAATTGTACAGCATGGGACTACAGTATAGACACAAAATCAGAAAAAGTAATAGAATACATTAGTGAACTGGTGTTTTGTGGTAGCGTAACTTCGGATAGCGGATCTTTGAAGCTCGGCAAGGATCAACGGCAACGGCGGGGGATCGGTCACTGGTGACTTAGAAATAGCCCCTAGACCTTAAAAAATCATTTTGAGACCCATGAGAGATACTCCTGAAAAAAAAGACACTCatgaacaaaaataaaataaaattttgggataataaCAAAAAAAATTTGTGAAACTACCAGATGACATCttaccactagtagaaaaagggtcaaatgtgaagcacattagtgccggtttgaatttgagccggcactaatgtgaccattagtgccggttccaacggctaggcgggcgggcatccttagtaccggttcgtgggcaacctttagtaccggttcatgccacgaaccggtactaatgaggctgtgtcaggctatggtcaggctggggcccccacgaagacctttagtaccggttcatgccacgaaccggtactaatgaggctgtgtcaggctatggtcaggctgaggcccccacgaagacctttagtaccagttcatgccatgaactggtactagagtttctttgtaagctaatttttagtcccacctcgtcaagagagaggcagtatgagcggtttataagccgtgagtgcacagacaatgacgaagagttgcaatgctcacctgcatgttgattagcttcaagccttgcggaatagcatagattgcactgagctatgtgcagtgcagtctacactattccgaatggcttgaagcaaattaaccaacattgcacctcttttttatttttaataacttatttgaactccggacttcttttgtgttgaaacttggcatggtatcatcatatcgcctgcatagcatgcgcgaaagagtagagagggtcacggcaaaaactggacacactttgtgtacaaactggacaaactctttcggagtatcagggtttcggacgagaactcatctgttacacggccacttcaatgtttttaataacttattagaactccggacttcttttgtgttcagtatgcagcattcaaagcgacgtcatcaatttccaacatgttctgacatcatttgttgtttttcggtcatttacactagtagaaaaagggtcaaatgtgaagcacattagtgccggtttgaatttgagccggcactaatgtgaccattagtgccggttccaacggctaggcgggcgggcatcattagtaccggttcgtgggtaacctttagtaccggttcatgccacgaaccggtactaatgaggctgtgtcaggctatggtcagtctggggcccccacgaagacctttagtaccggttcatgccatgaaccagtactagagtttctttgtaagctgatttttagtcccacctcgccaagagagaggcagtatgagcggtttataagccgtgagtgcacagacaatgacgaagagttgcaatgctcacctacatgttgattagcttcaagccttgcggaatagcatagattgcactgagctatgtgcagtgcagtctacactattccgaatggcttgaagcaaattagccagcattgcacctcttttttatttttaataacttatttgaactccggacttcttttgtgttcagtatgcagcattcaaagcgacgtcatcaatttccaacatgttctgacatcatttgttgtttttcggtcatttacctaattgtttaaagagctaaatgaccgtgaaattgaaaatcactacaaaatgaatcctgaaaatgttgaaacttggcatggtatcatcatatcacccgcatagcatgcgcgaaagagta
Coding sequences within it:
- the LOC125538841 gene encoding beta-fructofuranosidase, insoluble isoenzyme 1-like, encoding MWNPLWVLGPWLLLLLLQLADGSMEAVVPSPSVPSFVTNPLLRTGYHFQPPKNWINDPNGPLYYKGWYHLFYQYNPKGADWVNTLWAHSVSRDLINWNVLGLALEPSIRSDQYGVWSGSATILLDGTPVLVYTGIDRPDTPYQVQNVAIPKNKSDPLLREWVKPDYNPIIVPDSGMNVTQFRDPSTAWHIDGQWRILVGGEKGSHGQAYVYRSTDFKHWVRAKHPLHSAINGMWECLDFFPVLMQGKKGLDTSDQSGRVKYVLKSSLEKARYDYYTIGTYNSRTERYVPDDLNGDYHRLRYDYGKFYARRVLVGWANESDTVPDDIAKGWSGIHAIPRKTWLDPGGKQLVQWPIEEVEQLRRKSVSVTNKVVKPRNHFEVKGLETYQADVEVSFEIPNLERAEPFDHAFSNDAQKLCRMKGADNKGGVGPFGLWVLASANLEEKTAVFFRIFRDGHGKPVVLMCTDPTKSSLGHDLDKPTYAGFVNADVSSSGEISLRSLIDHSVVESFGAGGRTCIISRVYPSIAVGQNAHLYVFNNGDVDVKVSRLKAWEMESSKMNNTSA